The region TATGAGGCCTCCCGCCCCTGCCGGGGCAGCGGCCGCCAGGCGATCCAGATATGGGTATATACCGCACCCGGCTGCCCGTGCTTCCCGGGCAGCCTCTCTTCCGAATGTATCCCTGAACCAGCGCAGGGACACACAGGCATTGTTGGTGGACTGGACAATGATATACTGTCCGTCATAAGCTCCGCATATGTTCAGCAGCCTGGGGTCCTCCATAGGCCGCGCCCCAATGCTGCACAGCCTTCCGCTGCTTCCTATGGTCAGGGAGAAATCTCCCTCCGCCACGGCGCCTGCCCCTATGGTGGCCGCTACCGTGTCAATGGTTCCGCCTGTAACCGGCGTTCCTGCCGCCAGGCCTGTCATCAAGGCCGCCCATTCCGTCACCGTTCCCACGATTTCAGTGGAGCCGCAGGGCCTCGGCAGCAGCCTGGGCGGCAGTCCTGACTGTTTTGCGATCTCCGTATCCCATTGGCCGGTGCGGATATTCCCCATAAGAGTCAGGCTCATGCGCGGCCGGTTCATGGTAAACTCCCCTGTCAGCTTTTGAATCACATAGCCGCAGGGCACCATCAGTTTATACGCGCCCTTAATCAAATCCGCCTGGTTCTCGACCAGCCACCGCAGGGCCGGAAGGCAGAAGGAGCCGTTGGCAATGCGGTTTGCTGCCACACCGCGGATACGCTCCTCCCCGATATTCTCCTTCAGCCATTCCACCTGGTGACCGCTTCTCTGGTCGTGGAGACTGATGGCATTGCACACAGGCTGTCCCTGCCGGTCCACCAGGACCACTGCGTTGGTGCTGCTGGTTCCCACCGCCGCAATCCTGTTTTTATCTATGTTCTGGCTTTTAAATATGGTCTGCAGGTTACAGCACACCGTATCCCACCACCGGGAAGGGTCCTGTTCGGTCCATCCCGGCCGCGGATGGATCATGGGATATTCCCGGTAGGCAGAAGCCACCCGTATCCCGCGAAAATCATATACCGAGCATTTTGTTCCGGTGGTGCCAATGTCTATCCCTAATAATAGGTCCTTATCCCTCATACCTTTCCTCCGGCCTGAAACAGTGCCTCTGTCTGCTCTTCGTCAAGGGGAATTCCCTGTTCCCCCAAAAGTATGGCAAGATGCGCATTCTCCTCGATCTCCTCCGCGGCGGCCAGCACTGCCTCCGGGCTTTTGCCCGCAGCCACCATGCCGTGATTTGCCAGCAGAAGGCTGTCCCGCCTGCATATCACCCCGGAGACAGCCTCAGCCAGTTCCCTGCTTCCCGGACGGTAATAGGGAACCACGGGAATCCTTCCCACACGCATGGCGTATCCCGGAGTGTAGGCAGGCATCCCCATGGCCGGACCTCTGTCCTCCTGCCTGCGGCAGGCCACGGCAATGGAATAGGGGGAATGCAGATGAAACAGACACAGTATGTCGGGACGGCTCCTGTAGCACGCCAGATGCATCCCGGCCTCCTTGGACGGCCGCCGGCCCCCGTAATCCGGCCCGCCTGCGGGCGGCACAAAACCATCCGCCTCAAGCATAATCATGTCCTCCGCCGTCAGGTCCCCCAGGCAGCTTCCACTTGGAGATATATACACCTGTCCCTGAATCCGTATGCTCACATTGCCGCCGCTTCCTGCGGCAAATCCTTTCATGTACGCCCTGCGGGCAGCTTTTGCCACGCGTTCCAGCATGTCCTTTTTATCCATATCCATATGGTTCTCCTTACTTTAAGACAGCCGGCAGAAGCTCCGTGATTTCCGGCACCGCAAAGGTGAGAAGGGCGCAGGCCGTCACTGTCAGAATGACCCACAGGGTATCCGGAAACGCCTCGTCATACTTTACATTCAGCACCCGGCAGGCCGTAAACAGGTTCACAGAAAGAGGCGGGGTCAGGGAGCCTACCATCAGTGCCATCAGCATGGAAACCCCATAGTGGACCACTCCCATTCCAAGTGTCTGGGCGATGGGCAGAAGAATGGGCGTCACCAGAATGATGATGCACATGGTCTCCATAAAGGTCCCCAACAGCAAAAGAAGCAGGAATATGAATGCCATGATTAAAAACTTGCTGGATGTAATGGACAGCAGCCAGTTGGCAAACAGGGCAGGCACATTCTGTATGGACATAATCCATCCGAAAGGCGTGGCAACCGAGATAATCAGCATGATGACGCCTGTGGTGACAACGCTTTCCGCCGCCACCTTATAGAACTCCCGCAGCGTCAGCTCCCGGTACACGAACACTGCCAGAATGAAGGAATAGATTACAGCCACCACCGATGCCTCTGTGGCGGTGCAGATACCTGAAAATACACCTCCCAGCACGAAAAT is a window of Enterocloster clostridioformis DNA encoding:
- a CDS encoding xylulokinase, whose protein sequence is MRDKDLLLGIDIGTTGTKCSVYDFRGIRVASAYREYPMIHPRPGWTEQDPSRWWDTVCCNLQTIFKSQNIDKNRIAAVGTSSTNAVVLVDRQGQPVCNAISLHDQRSGHQVEWLKENIGEERIRGVAANRIANGSFCLPALRWLVENQADLIKGAYKLMVPCGYVIQKLTGEFTMNRPRMSLTLMGNIRTGQWDTEIAKQSGLPPRLLPRPCGSTEIVGTVTEWAALMTGLAAGTPVTGGTIDTVAATIGAGAVAEGDFSLTIGSSGRLCSIGARPMEDPRLLNICGAYDGQYIIVQSTNNACVSLRWFRDTFGREAAREARAAGCGIYPYLDRLAAAAPAGAGGLIWLPYLAGEQSPVWDTQARGVFYGAGLETDYPSFIRAVLEGVAFSQRHCLEVVLDRAARPDIIPLGGGAANSPLWCRIFADVLGVPVARLRSNETETLGDIIIAAQAMGIQEIAPDFGKVLAAEGEVFWPDDVRASVYDRQYRVYRELYQALKPVFAGGGE
- a CDS encoding class II aldolase/adducin family protein, producing MDMDKKDMLERVAKAARRAYMKGFAAGSGGNVSIRIQGQVYISPSGSCLGDLTAEDMIMLEADGFVPPAGGPDYGGRRPSKEAGMHLACYRSRPDILCLFHLHSPYSIAVACRRQEDRGPAMGMPAYTPGYAMRVGRIPVVPYYRPGSRELAEAVSGVICRRDSLLLANHGMVAAGKSPEAVLAAAEEIEENAHLAILLGEQGIPLDEEQTEALFQAGGKV